Within Candidatus Krumholzibacteriia bacterium, the genomic segment CGTAGCCCCCGGCGCCACCCAGACTGCCGCCCCCGAAGTCGACCGAACCGTTTGTCTCCCCGGTTATGGTGGGGTGGCCGTTGAGATCCACCGCGATGCCAAAGCCGGCATTGTTGCCGGAGTCGCCGTAACGGTTGCTCCATTTGTGATTGCCATCCATGTCATACCAGGCGATGAAGACATCGGTATCGGCCACGGCGGTCAGCTCGCCGCCACCGAAATCGGCCGTTCCCAGCAGATGGCCGGCCACGAACACGTCGTCCGTATTGCTCGTTGCGACGTCCCATCCGCTGCTCTGGCCAACCATGCGACTCCAACGATGGTTGCCACCAGATGTGTAGCTGGCGACGAATCCGGTGGTGGCCCCGCCGGCCATGAAGTTGCCGCCGCCGAAATTCACGGTACCCATGAAGGAACCCGTCACGGTGACGTTGCCGGCGGCATCGACGGCAAGCCCGATCCCGTAGTCGAAGGCCGAGTCGCCGAACCGCTTGCTCCACTGATGGCCGCCGCCGGGGCTGTACCGGGCCAGGAAGATGTCCTCGCTGCCGGCGCTCACCAGGGCGCCCCCTCCGAGATCAATCGAATTCGGAAAGTGGCCGGTCAGGTAGATGTCGTTGTTCGAGGCCGCCGCCGCTACCTCTTCCATGCTATCCCACCCGAGGCCGCCGAACGACTGCGCCCAGTCGAGGGTGCCGAAGGTGTCGTACTTCGCCAGGAAGATGTCCGAATCGCCGTTGCTCGTGAGGTGGAAGCCGCCGTAGTTCACCGTGTTACCGAACTCGCCGCCGACGATCACGTTGCCAGCGCCATCGACTGCGATGCCGTGGCCCTCGTCGTTGCCAAACGACGAGCCGTAGCTCCGGCTCCACATGTGCGTGCCGTCAAAGGAGAACTTGACCACGAAGATGTCACGCCCGCCGTTGCTGACCAGCGCGCCGCCACCGAACTCCACGATGTCCTCGAAATAGCCGGTGACAAAGATGCTCCCCGCGTTGTCCACCGCCACGTCGACGCCCTGGTCGCCGCCCGTGCTCCCGAAGCTCATGCTCCACAGGTGTGCGCCATACGGGTTGAACTTGACGAGGAAGATGTCTTCGTCGCCCGCGCTCACCAGGCCGCCGCCGAAATCGATGGTGCCCTCGAATGAGCCGGTCACGATGACATTGCCAGCGCCGTCAACGGCAACCGATCTCCCGACGTCGGCGCCAAGTTCCCCCCAGGCGTTGCTCCAGTAGGCGGCCATGGTGCCCGCGTGAACGGCCGGCACCGATAGAGCAAACGATGCAACGATGATTGCAAAAAGTACCAATCTCATAGTGCGGTCCCGTACTCCAAGTCGTGTTGATGTCACACTCCGCGTCGTCATTGTAATCGTGGTCCTTTCGCTACTTGATCAGAAGCATCTTGCGCGATTGTGTGGTACCGCCGTGGTTGATGCGCGCGAAGTAGACTCCCGAGGCGACGGCCGCGCCCTCCGCGTTGCGCCCGTGCCATTCGCTGGTGTAAGCGCCGGGCGTGCGGGCTTCGTGGTCGACGAGCGTTGTGACGTACGCGCCCAGCGCGTCGTACACGGCGACGGTCACGATGCCGGCAGACGGAATCGTGTAGCGAATCGTCGTCTGTGGATTGAACGGGTTGGGGTAGTTGCCGACGGAGAGTATGTATCGCTCCGGCGTGCCACCAACCCCGGTGGGCGAGGCCACCTTGGCCGGCGCGCCCTCGTTGCCGGCCTGGTCGGTCGCCGTAATGAAGTAATACGCGTACGGCGCGCCGCTGACGTCCAGAAATTCCGCGGGGGTGTTGTCGACTACGACCGCCGAACCGAAATTGTCGATATTGGCGCCATACACCGTGAAGTGCGCCAGATCGGGGTCTGAAGGCGCCGACCAGGACACGACGCCGGCGTTGATTGCCGCCGAAGCGGGAACGCCCGGCTCGAGGTTGTCGAGCGAATAGCCGCTGTCGGGTGCGGAGTCCCAGAACGTCGTCGGGGCTGCCGTCGACGCGCGCACGAAGAGGACGGACCAGAACTGGCCATCGGTCGTGGTGGAATCGGCCAGCGTACCGACGTCGATCCCGTATCCCGACTCGCCGTGTGCCGGGGCGGTGGCCAGATAGGTCCAGCCCGGGGGTGCGTTGTGTTGCCGGGCGACATCGATATCCAGTGCCGCCGATGATGACGGCGGGGTGTCGGCTCGACGATAGACATCGTAGCCGAGCACCGGTGTCGACGACGACGCGTCGTCGTGTCCGGAGCGATCGAAGCGGATCTTGATCTTCCGGCCCTGGTCGTTGCCGATGTCCGTGATCGACGTGATCAGCGGCTCGGCCGGCGGACCGAATTTGGCGATGAAGGCGTCGTTGGTGGTGGATGTTATCAGCCCGCCCCCGAAAGAGACCGACCCGAAGAAGTACCCGATTACAATCGGGTTTGCCGATGCGTCGATGGCCAGGCCGAGTGGATATATGTGAGCCGTCGCGTCGTAGGCGCCGCTCCACTGATGCTGACCGGTGGCGCTGTACTTGCCCAGCATGAGATCCGCGGCGCTGTCTTCGCCGATGGGGCCGCCGCCAAAGTCGACGGTGCCGTTGAACCAGGCGGCGAGGTACACATTGCCACGCGCGTCCACCGCCAGACCGCCGCTGTCTTCGCCATCAGCGCTGCCGAAGTCGCGGCTCCACTGGTGTGCGCCGCTTTCGTCATAGCTCGCCAGGTAGATATCGTTTACTCCGTCGGCGGTGAGAGTTGCGCCACCGAAGCTGGCGGTATCGCGAAACGTCCCCGTGGTCGCAATCGTGCCGTCGGCGCCGATGGCCACCGCTTCGGGCGAATCGTTGGACGCGCCGCCGAAGCGCTGACTCCACATGTGCGTGCCGGTTATCCCGTACCTGGCCAGGAATACGTCGAAGCTCCCCGCGCTCACCAGCCCACCACCACCAAAGTCAACGGTGCCGGCAAACTGACCGGTCACGACGATTCTTGACAACGCGTCGACGGCAAGGCCGTAGCCGATATCGTTGCCGGTCGATCCGAAGCGCTGGCTCCAACTGTGATTGCCCGCCGCGGTGTACTTCGCCACAAAGACATCTCCCGATCCCGCGCTCACCAGATTGCCGCCGCCAAAGTCAGCGGTGTTGCTGAACAGCCCGGTCATGACGACGTTCGCACCCGAATCGGTGGCGAGGTCGTTGGGCTGGTCGCCGCCCGTTCCGCCGAAGCGATAACTCCAGAGATGGACACCATTGGCGTCGTACTTCGCCAGAAAGATATCGCTGCCGCCGTTGCTGACCAGATTGCCACCGCCGAATGTCACCGTCAGGTTAAAGAAACCCGCGACGATCACGTTGCCGAGATAGTCGACGGTCACAGCGCGCCCCTGATCGTTGGACGTGCTTCCAAAGCGCATGCTCCACACATGCGCGCCCGTCGCGTTGTACTTGGCGACAAAGACGTCCTCGCTGCCGGCACTCACCAGATTGCCACCGCCGAAGTTGGCGGTTCCCTGAAAGCGGCCGGTCACGTACACGTTGCCGGACGCGTCCACAAAGACGTCCTCGGCGATGTCACTGGAAGTACCCCCGTGGCCGTAGCTCCAGAAGTGCGAAGGCGTACCCGCGCCCGACGAAGCTGCTGAGAGCAGCAGGACCGCCAGAATAAGTGTTCCCTGCAAGCGTTTCATGGTTGCCATCCCTTTCTTTAGCTACTTGACCAGCACGAGCTTGTGTACGCGTGCGGCTGTCCCGTGTTCGATGCGAGCGAAGTAAACGCCCGAGCCAATACTGTTGCCGGCACTGTTTCGTCCATCCCACGACACGCTGTACTCGCCAGCGGCGTGGGTGGCGCGATCGACTAGTGTGGCTATGCGCGCGCCGCGGGCGTCATAGATGGAAATGCGAAGCCGCCCGCTGACCGGCACGGTGAATGTGATGTTGGTGCGTGGATTGAATGGATTGGGATGTGCCGCGATGGACAATTCGTGTTTACCCGGCGTGTCCCCGACCCCCGTGGCCGTCGCGGTCGCACCGGGGACGCTCTCGTTGCCGGCGAAATCGGTGGCGGTCACGAAGTAGTAGGAATACGACGATCCCGACACGTTCAGTACGGTCGCAATCGATTGCCCCAGGGGTGTGGCACTCGAGGGGTCACCGGCATTGCTGCCGTAGATGGAGAAGTAGTCGAAGTCCGGTGCC encodes:
- a CDS encoding T9SS type A sorting domain-containing protein, encoding MKRLQGTLILAVLLLSAASSGAGTPSHFWSYGHGGTSSDIAEDVFVDASGNVYVTGRFQGTANFGGGNLVSAGSEDVFVAKYNATGAHVWSMRFGSTSNDQGRAVTVDYLGNVIVAGFFNLTVTFGGGNLVSNGGSDIFLAKYDANGVHLWSYRFGGTGGDQPNDLATDSGANVVMTGLFSNTADFGGGNLVSAGSGDVFVAKYTAAGNHSWSQRFGSTGNDIGYGLAVDALSRIVVTGQFAGTVDFGGGGLVSAGSFDVFLARYGITGTHMWSQRFGGASNDSPEAVAIGADGTIATTGTFRDTASFGGATLTADGVNDIYLASYDESGAHQWSRDFGSADGEDSGGLAVDARGNVYLAAWFNGTVDFGGGPIGEDSAADLMLGKYSATGQHQWSGAYDATAHIYPLGLAIDASANPIVIGYFFGSVSFGGGLITSTTNDAFIAKFGPPAEPLITSITDIGNDQGRKIKIRFDRSGHDDASSSTPVLGYDVYRRADTPPSSSAALDIDVARQHNAPPGWTYLATAPAHGESGYGIDVGTLADSTTTDGQFWSVLFVRASTAAPTTFWDSAPDSGYSLDNLEPGVPASAAINAGVVSWSAPSDPDLAHFTVYGANIDNFGSAVVVDNTPAEFLDVSGAPYAYYFITATDQAGNEGAPAKVASPTGVGGTPERYILSVGNYPNPFNPQTTIRYTIPSAGIVTVAVYDALGAYVTTLVDHEARTPGAYTSEWHGRNAEGAAVASGVYFARINHGGTTQSRKMLLIK